A window of Ptychodera flava strain L36383 chromosome 1, AS_Pfla_20210202, whole genome shotgun sequence contains these coding sequences:
- the LOC139120076 gene encoding tripartite motif-containing protein 2-like codes for MSHRPMTCKEENLAAKSNDPVSGQQPLYCTRHPDNPMSFYCDTCDVVICHKCTTLDHSITGHKYRYLDNAAAEYSKDLKAVIDKVKMKENEASRSKVVVMEMIRSLDRCYYREEKKMTRHIQKRRVTRLGRKYGDMLLRELNDVYDKRKSDLNTQLTELERIKCDMSHAREYTEKLMHYGNAAQLMSAKKDIASRMKQLLNVETKTDPDETDYMEFQPCDDFYATKSVGVLLVSTTPADHCQLVDVPDFVRKDDDIIFTMIATDVKGTETMDRNVEISTVMKRPDNTLEDITAINNNDGTWSLKTKAKMTGKHEMTVSVFKKPVKGSPVTVNVIPMKGLICEFGKYGLGREELGDVYGVMVTRNQNIRFCDNSNGRLKTFTVDGKYICTTKFSNISTRVTPLFSAVSEDGSVFTTEDNFRQVIVHKENGRVMRCFGEGVIYFHTALR; via the coding sequence ATGTCGCATCGTCCGATGACCTGTAAAGAAGAGAACCTGGCTGCAAAGTCCAATGACCCAGTTTCAGGACAGCAACCGCTGTATTGTACACGTCATCCTGACAACCCGATGAGCTTCTACTGTGACACGTGTGACGTAGTAATCTGTCATAAGTGTACGACCTTAGACCATTCAATCACAGGTCATAAATACAGGTACTTGGACAACGCAGCCGCAGAATATTCCAAAGATCTAAAGGCTGTAATCgacaaagtgaaaatgaaagaaaatgaagcCAGCCGAAGCAAAGTTGTAGTCATGGAAATGATCAGATCACTTGATAGATGTTATTACAGAGaggaaaagaaaatgacaagacaCATCCAGAAACGGCGTGTCACTCGTTTGGGACGAAAATACGGTGACATGTTGCTTCGGGAATTAAATGACGTGTACGACAAAAGGAAAAGTGACTTAAATACACAGCTTACGGAATTAGAGCGCATCAAGTGTGACATGTCACATGCAAGAGAATATACTGAGAAACTGATGCATTATGGGAATGCTGCACAGTTGATGTCAGCTAAGAAAGACATTGCATCTCGAATGAAACAATTATTAAATGTAGAGACAAAGACTGACCCGGATGAGACTGATTACATGGAGTTCCAGCCATGTGATGATTTCTACGCCACAAAATCTGTCGGTGTATTGCTTGTATCCACGACACCAGCTGATCATTGCCAGTTGGTTGATGTTCCAGACTTTGTCAGAAAAGACGACGACATCATTTTCACCATGATAGCAACGGACGTTAAGGGGACGGAAACGATGgatagaaatgttgaaattagtACCGTCATGAAGAGACCTGACAACACCTTGGAAGACATTACAGCAATTAATAACAATGATGGAACGTGGAGTTTGAAAACCAAAGCTAAGATGACAGGAAAACATGAAATGACAGTGTCAGTATTCAAGAAACCAGTCAAAGGATCACCAGTTACAGTCAATGTTATTCCAATGAAAGGTTTGATTTGTGAATTTGGCAAATATGGGTTAGGCAGAGAAGAACTGGGTGATGTATATGGTGTCATGGTAACCAGAAATCAAAATATCAGATTCTGTGATAACAGTAATGGAAGACTAAAGACTTTCACAGTCGATGGTAAATATATATGTACTACCAAGTtcagtaatatttcaacaagAGTTACTCCACTGTTTTCAGCAGTATCAGAGGATGGTAGTGTCTTTACAACTGAAGATAATTTTCGTCAAGTGATCGTCCATAAAGAGAATGGTAGAGTGATGCGATGTTTCGGGGAAGGTGTAATTTATTTCCATACGGCATTGCGATAA
- the LOC139120134 gene encoding E3 ubiquitin-protein ligase TRIM56-like has product MATSTKESKFLEEIDDNFLSCTICSERYKNAKILPCLHSFCEPCLGKLAEKSGVITCPICRRSHELPDTGVSGIDMNLFINELVEVFRKREECSAEARKCQGCSQAESVKHCVECGFDLCKFCSGSHGVLPTSRSHRLMTLEEYQVAKSDDPAMLQPPVYCDSHVCNQIKFYCDTCDVSICLECTVLDHPRPEHKYRYLKDATEEYSKLLREEIDKVKVKENETSISKTVVMETIRSLDKCYQTEEKKMKGHIQKTIDDVTRMIRENGDKLLGELKDEYERRKLNLNAQLKELECIESGMSHTREFAEKTDAIWECCTIDVS; this is encoded by the coding sequence ATGGCTACGTCTACaaaagagtccaaatttttggAGGAAATTGACGATAACTTCCTATCCTGTACTATTTGCTCAGAGCGGTACAAGAATGCTAAAATTCTACCGTGTCTACACAGCTTTTGTGAGCCGTGTCTAGGTAAGCTGGCTGAGAAAAGTGGCGTTATAACCTGTCCAATATGTCGGCGTTCACACGAACTTCCTGATACGGGTGTGTCTGGCATTGACAtgaatttgtttatcaatgaattGGTGGAGGTGTTCAGGAAACGAGAAGAGTGTTCAGCAGAAGCTAGAAAGTGTCAGGGTTGCAGTCAAGCTGAATCTGTCAAACACTGCGTGGAATGTGGGTTtgatttgtgcaaattttgttctGGTTCGCATGGCGTATTACCAACAAGCAGGTCACACCGTCTGATGACCTTAGAAGAGTACCAGGTCGCTAAGTCCGATGACCCCGCCATGTTACAGCCACCAGTCTACTGTGATAGCCACGTATGTAACCAAATCAAATTCTACTGTGATACCTGCGATGTATCCATCTGCCTTGAGTGTACAGTCTTGGATCATCCAAGGCCTGAACATAAATACAGATACTTGAAGGATGCAACAGAAGAATACTCCAAACTTTTGAGGGAAGAAATCgacaaagtgaaagtgaaagaaaatgaaacTAGCATTAGCAAAACTGTTGTTATGGAAACAATCAGATCACTCGACAAGTGTTACCAGacagaagaaaagaaaatgaaaggaCACATCCAGAAAACGATCGATGACGTCACTCGCATGATACGTGAAAATGGTGACAAACTTCTAGGTGAATTGAAAGACGAATACGAGAGAAGAAAACTGAACTTAAATGCACAGCTGAAAGAATTGGAGTGCATAGAGAGTGGCATGTCACATACAAGGGAATTTGCCGAGAAAACTGATGCAATATGGGAATGCTGCACAATTGATGTTAGCTAA
- the LOC139150134 gene encoding tripartite motif-containing protein 2-like gives MTGRHEIRVSVFEKPVKGSPVTINVIPMKGLICKFGRSGSGVGELNDAWGVRVTKDGKIRVCERGNKRLQTFTMDGQHSYETTFSNISTKVSPQFSAVSEDGNVFTTDSNSSKIIVHDENGSVLRCIGGNLINCPFGIAISPVNGRVYVVDHNGHCIHIYSQDGDHYKSFGCQGQGNGQLNYPIDIAIDAEGNVFVSDQCNHRIQVFDAEGQYLYSFGSLGSGDNQMISPLGISLDSDGNMYVCDGGNNRVMKYESRGKFICTIDSDDSAEQPTAVWVNDDKPFGNVIVVNQNKCIQIFRQ, from the coding sequence ATGACAGGAAGACATGAAATCAGGGTGTCAGTATTCGAGAAACCAGTCAAAGGATCACCAGTTACAATCAATGTTATTCCAATGAAAGgtttgatttgtaaatttggTAGGAGTGGGTCAGGTGTAGGAGAGTTGAATGATGCTTGGGGAGTCAGAGTAACCAAAGATGGGAAGATTAGGGTCTGTGAGCGTGGCAATAAGAGATTACAGACTTTCACGATGGATGGCCAACATAGTTATGAAACCACGTTCAGTAATATTTCAACTAAAGTCTCTCCACAGTTTTCAGCGGTATCAGAGGATGGTAATGTCTTTACAACTGATAGCAATAGTAGCAAAATAATCGTTCATGATGAGAATGGTAGCGTGTTACGATGTATTGggggaaatttgattaattgcCCCTTTGGAATTGCAATAAGTCCTGTTAATGGCCGAGTTTATGTTGTTGATCATAATGGTCACTGCATACACATCTACAGCCAAGATGGTGATCATTACAAGTCATTTGGTTGTCAAGGTCAAGGTAATGGTCAGCTGAATTACCCTATAGACATTGCAATCGATGCTGAGGGCAACGTCTTCGTATCAGATCAGTGCAATCACCGTATTCAAGTGTTTGATGCTGAGGGTCAATACCTGTATAGCTTTGGAAGTCTAGGGTCTGGTGATAATCAGATGATCAGTCCCTTGGGCATATCACTTGATAGCGATGgcaatatgtatgtgtgtgatggCGGTAATAACAGAGTGATGAAGTATGAGTCACGTGGTAAATTCATCTGTACAATAGATAGCGATGATAGCGCAGAGCAACCTACTGCGGTGTGGGTAAATGATGATAAGCCGTTTGGTAATGTTATTGTTGTCAACCAAAACAAATGCATTCAGATTTTTAGACAGTGA